One window of the Eschrichtius robustus isolate mEscRob2 chromosome 13, mEscRob2.pri, whole genome shotgun sequence genome contains the following:
- the LOC137775472 gene encoding GTP-binding nuclear protein Ran-like yields MFDVTSRVTYKNVPNRHRDLVLLCENIPTVLCRNQMDIKDRKLKAKSIVFHQMNNLQYYDISAKSNYNFEKPFLWLARNLIGDPNLEFVAMSALTPPEAVMDPATAAQYEHYLEVVQTTALPDEDDDL; encoded by the coding sequence ATGTTTGATGTAACATCAAGAGTTACTTACAAGAACGTGCCTAACCGGCATAGAGATCTGGTACTACTATGTGAGAACATCCCCACTGTGTTGTGTAGAAACCAAATGGATATTAAGGAcagaaaattaaaggcaaagtcAATTGTCTTCCACCAAATGAATAATCTTCAGTACTATGACATTTCTGCCAAAAGTAACTACAACTTTGAAAAGCCCTTCCTCTGGCTTGCTAGAAATCTGATCGGAGACCCTAACTTGGAGTTCGTCGCCATGTCTGCTCTCACCCCGCCAGAGGCGGTCATGGACCCAGCCACGGCAGCGCAGTACGAGCATTATCTAGAGGTTGTTCAGACAACTGCTCTCCCGGATGAAGATGATGACTTGTGA